In a genomic window of Quercus lobata isolate SW786 chromosome 4, ValleyOak3.0 Primary Assembly, whole genome shotgun sequence:
- the LOC115985849 gene encoding uncharacterized protein LOC115985849 yields MSREERVQVLLFLVQNVDVFTWDPYEVPGVDLGFIVHKLNVDPSYPLKKQKPRRSAKDHVEAVIQEVEKLKEAGAIRETFFPEWMANTIVVRKKNGKWKLKNAGATYQQMMTRMFRDKMGDTIKVYIEDMVVKSKQEARHVEDFRGVFEVLRKHRLRLNAEKCAFGVGAGKFLGT; encoded by the exons ATGAGTCGCGAGGAAAGAGTCCAAGTATTACTATTTCTGGTTCAAAACGTAGATGTTTTCACTTGGGATCCCTATGAAGTTCCCGGGGTTGATCTTGGGTTTATCGTCCATAAACTCAATGTAGACCCCTCATATCCTCTGAAGAAGCAGAAGCCGAGAAGGTCAGCTAAAGACCACGTTGAGGCGGTGATACAGGAGGTGGAGAAGCTGAAGGAGGCAGGGGCCATAAGGGAAACCTTTTTTCCGGAATGGATGGCGAATACCATTGTTGTCCGGAAGAAGAACGGCAAATGGAAG CTAAAGAATGCAGGGGCAACATACCAACAGATGATGACGAGGATGTTCCGGGATAAAATGGGGGATACGATCAAAGTGTATATTGAagatatggtggtgaaaagcaagcAAGAGGCCCGGCATGTAGAGGATTTCCGGGGGGTGTTCGAGGTGTTGCGAAAGCACAGATTGCGTCTTAACGCAGaaaaatgtgcctttggagtagGGGCTGGCAAATTTTTGGGTACTTGA
- the LOC115985847 gene encoding uncharacterized protein LOC115985847, with protein MDDFSTVKVIQVARAQNRHADFLATLASSIAKDIPRLIRVELIPELSIKVAGSKGVTGVEVMAVATLGPSWMDPIVDFLADDRIPDDKKEANKVRRVAARYWLSRDRKLYRRSFGGPYLSCLHSEKVGNRRFVLVAVDYFTKWAEVEALANIRDVDVKKFVWRNIVTRFGVSDSLISDNELQFDSRSFRQFCSNLGIRNRYSTLVYPKGNGQAEAVNKVIMNGLNRRLEGTKGNWAEELPSVLWAYQTTPRRSTGKTPFSLTYRAEAVIPAEINLCSARVSEFDMKQNEGQLTWCLDLLEEH; from the exons ATGGACGACTTTAGTACGGTGAAGGTGATTCAAGTGGCTCGAGCACAGAATAGACATGCCGACTTTCTCGCCACTCTGGCGTCATCAATTGCCAAGGATATTCCTCGGCTTATCAGAGTGGAACTCATCCCTGAGCTGAGCATTAAGGTAGCAGGAAGTAAGGGGGTTACGGGAGTCGAAGTCATGGCAGTCGCAACACTTGGTCcaagctggatggaccccatcgTGGATTTCTTGGCCGATGACCGGATTCCGGATGATAAGAAGGAGGCTAACAAAGTCCGTAGGGTGGCAGCCCGGTATTGGTTGTCCAGAGACCGGAAACTCTATCGTAGGTCATTTGGAGGGCCATACCTGTCATGCTTGCACTCGGAGAAAGTAG GCAATCGAAGATTCGTGTTGGTGGCTgttgattacttcaccaagtgggcgGAGGTAGAAGCTTTGGCCAATATCCGAGatgtagatgtgaagaagttcgTATGGAGGAACATAGTCACCAGGTTTGGAGTCTCGGACTCCCTTATATCGGACAACGAGCTGCAGTTTGACAGTCGGAGTTTTCGCCAATTTTGCAGCAATCTTGGGATCAGGAACAGGTACTCTACCTTGGTGTATCCTAAGGGCAATGGCCAGGCTGAGGCTGTTAACAAGGTGATCATGAACGGCTTAAACAGAAGGCTGGAAGGAACGAAGGGCAACTGGGCTGAAGAACTACCAAGTGTTTTGTGGGCATACCAGACAACTCCTCGAAGATCCACGGGCAAGACCCCATTCTCTCTCACTTACAGAGCTGAAGCCGTGATACCGGCCGAGATCAACctatgcagtgcacgggtctCAGAATTCGACATGAAACAGAATGAAGGTCAGCTGACGTGGTGCCTGGATTTACTTGAAGAACACTGA